TCCCTCTTGTCTGCAGTCAACTGTAGGCATGGCCAGCGCTTTGAAGATGTTTTCTGGGTCTTGTTAATGTATCTGGGGCCCTAGGTGGAATGGCTCATCTCAGCTTCATGTGGGTTCTGACATCCCTCCAGGAAGCCAGGCCAGGTTTCATCACATGGTGACCAGGCAGAATACCAACATCACGAAGAGAACCGTGCCTGGGCTTAGAGCCATCACGTCTTCACTTCTGTGGCACTCTGTTGGCTAAAGCCTGGATTCTCAGAATAAAGATGCGGTCCTCCTCTGGATGGGAAACACTGTGAAGTCATATTGTGCAGTGtgtgcacacagggaggggaggaatACAGGGCTATCTCTCGCAGGAGGCAGGAGGCGGCAGGTGGCAGCACCAGCTGTAGAGCAGCTTCTTGCATTCAGTGACAATACTCTTTCCCCCAGCATGGCAGCCTCATTCATTGGAGCAGCCTCGTGTCCCTCAGCTGTGTCATGCCACGTAGCAGCCCAGGTGTTCAACCCGGTCTGAAGAAAGGCATGCATGGAAAGGTGGCTATTtcaaatggaaacagtgatttcttccttttttacccTATGGAAGTGTCAATTTTTGTCACATCAAGGTCGTTCTTGTTCTTTGTGCAGGAGTACCGAAGGTCTGGGATGATTTGCCGTCGAGGCATTGAAGATGCATAGTCTGGTGTGTGGTTGGGTCTAGAGTTCCCGCATGCCTTTGAAAGTGGGCCTATCTGGCGGTTTTTAATTGAACAATATTTTTGCATGAGTAAACATTCTACATCTAAAAGGACACAAAATAGTTTTGACGCATGCCTatcaccccagctactcaggaggtgaaggcatgaggatcacttgagcccaggagttcaagaccagcttaggcagcatggtgagagcccatctctaaaaaaataaagaaatcaggcctgtaatcccagcactttgggaagctgaggcggtgaatcacttgagatcaggagtttgagaccagcctggccaacatggtgaaatcctgtctctactaaaaatacaaaaattagccaggtgcagtggcacacatctgtaatcccagctactcaggaggctgaggcaagaaaattgcttgagctcagaaggtagaggttgcagggagccaagatcatgccactatattccGGAATAAGTGACAGactgggactctgtctcaaaataagaataataacaaataaatacatcaaattaATAAAACTGTACACACGaattcaacaaacaaacaaaaatgccgAGTGCCTCCTCTGCAAATCCTGGCCTTGGATGTCTTCAGTGGTAAAATGTGGTTGACAAGCTTGGCTCTTTGTGAAAACAGAATTACTTTctaagtttttttctctcttttgcttattttttaaaatgaaatttctcttgttttctgtGGACACAGGGGTGGGAAGAGATAGGATGGAGAAGTTGTTAGATCGATGCAACAGTGATTGGAATTTTTgctattactttcaatggcaaaaaccacaataacTTGCACCAATCTAGTATTTAAGCAGTATTCCTGCCTGCCATGTTTTTTTCTCAGGTGAGCTTGCCTTTTCTCCACTCCTGCAGGCAATATGGCGGCAAAAATCGTGTCTCCCATTGTATCCGTGGTGGTGGTGACACTGCTGGGAGCAGCAGCCAGTTATTTCAGACTCAACAGTAGGAGGAATTGTTTCAGGACCCGTGGTAAGTCTTGCTCTAAACCTTGTTTTCCTTGTTATTAAGcctgatttaaagaaaattattttctgatttctgtcaCTAGTAAGGTTATTTCTGGTTAAGTTCAATATACATAACTTGACTgatgtgttttttaaacatttattttcagttttcttgagttggagtttcactttgttgcccaggctggagtgcagtggcacaatctcaggtcactgcaacctccactttgcAGGTTgacaagattctcctgcctcagcctcccaaagaggtgGAACTATAGGCTCACCACgtgcgtcaccacgcctggctaatttttgtatttttagtagagaggtggtttcaccatgttggccaggctcttcttgaactcctgacctcaagtgatctgccctccccggcctcccaaagtgctgggatcatgagcatgagccactgtgcccagctgacgaTTGGGTTTTCATGGTCATATGTGAGTTGTACCTTCCTCTAAACTTTGTTACAATGACAGCGGCACATtatctgtctcatgtaaaataggaggagaaaaaaaggaaagaaaaagaaccaaaaagaggctgggtgcggtggctcacgcctgtaatcccagcactttgggaggccgaggtgg
This genomic interval from Callithrix jacchus isolate 240 chromosome Y, calJac240_pri, whole genome shotgun sequence contains the following:
- the LOC118142883 gene encoding glycoprotein Xg isoform X2; this translates as MAHLQVHTSGCAYAHVSTGVCLGGDHHLGHASSEGNMAAKIVSPIVSVVVVTLLGAAASYFRLNSRRNCFRTREPENV